In Tachysurus vachellii isolate PV-2020 chromosome 7, HZAU_Pvac_v1, whole genome shotgun sequence, the DNA window TTAAAGGGGAACGGTGCCCTCTGCTGCCTGCTCTGCTGCTAGTTATGCTTCCTCCTCCGGATTGCGGTCTACCATCTGCTGGAAGAATGGCGCTACCGTTCCGAGACCTGATAATTTCAGCAGTCTGCTCCATTGGAAAAGCGGAAACTGGTAGAGGAGGGTGGAATGGGCTATcctataaatgaaaaataaaaaaacaaggaaaagatAAATACAGGGAAAAGACCACCAACCAGCCCGCTCTCCTCTATCCCATGACAGCTAGTAACTGCTGAGAGTGCTTGAAGCTGGTAATTTAGCAATTTAGTAATTAGTGAACTGTACTGCAATGCATAAAGTACTGCATGGGAGATATTTCAAAACATCATTAATGGAATCTTCCaccttatattatatatatttgttaattGCTAGGTGATTCTGGTGCTATTTTGATGGTTGGTGTTAAATCTCTTATTTATTTGAGGTCACAGTAATGTGCTACACTGACATcacaaaacaatattattaatgcAGTTACAGTGGCTCAAAAATGATAAGCTTAAAAATGCAATGCAGGTGTACAAAACGGAGATGCAGAGAGTTATACTCTTTGAGACCTAGCTCAGTCATAACTGCTTTTGAATGTATGTGAAACACATGTATGAGGATGAACAGCATAATATTCATGCCATTTATCAGTAATAGTGTACAGACCAGATCGCTAATCCTGGCATAAGGCTCCATTTTCGGTCGACTAGAAactctctcttcatctttctcCATCATTCGCTCCCTTCCTCTTCTGGACGAGTTACAAATGGCAGGTCGACCCAGAGAGTCTAGTCCTACAGTGGAATGACTGTCTCGAGAACGGGGGCGGTCCTGTTTTTATGTTGATATTCATAATGCATGTGAAATGAACACACAAAATAGTCAATGACAACTACATTCAATTCCATCTAAAACtatttaaagtgtttgtgtgaaaaaaaagtcaaccaACCAGTGAACTGAGACTGCTACGAATTATTCCTTCAACTCTTAATGGGATGGACTCATCCATCTGATAAAAGAAGAGAGGGAAAGGTAGAGGGTAACAACAAGAAATGTAATATGCAATTAACAAAtgcataatgcataataaaGCCACTGTTGCAGGGATGTTATAGTGGGAACtttattatagtttatactttatttactaTGTTATAGTGGCTCATACATGGTATTTATTTTCAATGCTGGTGGAGGCAACTCTTCTGATCGAGGCCTGTCTGGATAGGGTACTAATTTcttctctgagagagagagagagagagagagagagagagagagagagagatctgttaCAAATACTCTTTACTAGGGATAATGGTTAAAGCATTAAATACTCTatgataaatgaaataaattaaaatataaactgtGATGTATTGATATACACAAGTCCTGTGTAGTAAACTGTGAATAAATGGCCAAAAAACGTTTCTTCTTActttttctcatccagctcCATAACcagttgtttgtttctttttttgtgatgtCGGTTTACTGTTATTACTACAATCACTAGAATGACCACCAAAAAGCCTGCAACTCCACCAATGATGATAAGCAGGAGGCTGTCAAACATTGTCGGATTTTTTGCTTCCGCTGTTGTATACaaggacacacagagacacaacaaacacacacctgttaatCTTTGCACCTTCTCCAACTTAGCTAGTCCTCTAATATagtctggtaaaaaaaaaaaaaaaaaaccccactagAGGTCAGTAATGAGAAggacatgaaaaaataaagcgccaaaacaagaaaacaggaaatgaagctTTGATATAGCACATAAAATGTTAGCTAAgtgcaataataaacattttcattattaaaagtataatattacataataaatgttaaCTACTGTATGGTATAAACATCAGTCCTTTGTTTTTCGTGATTGATATTAACTGAATAAGGCAGACCAGCCTATAATTATAGACCAactatattttttgttgttgcaatTTTCAATAATCAAAAACAATAGGGTTgacagtattttattaaaaacagggaTACATACCTAATACTTCTATTCTTATGTCCACTTTCCCAGACCCCACAGTATTAGTTGTTACACATTCGTACACTCCCTTGTCTGTAAATCTGAGTGGCCTGTCAAACCTCAGAATTTCCTTCGCCGAGGTCACGCCATCTGGTAAACCGCCATCTTTCCTGTGTAATGGACAAATGTTGTTATATGCATATTTCTATTTATCCTGAGAGCAGAGGTAATAATATGGACAGAGGCAGTGTGCACCATTCACGATTTAGCAAAGGTCTGATTTCCATTCATAATTTTCAACTCACACCGATCATGAACTATGCTTCATTTCTACAGTCTATGAAAATACAATGAAGTCTGTTGTAAATGCTTTACATGATGCTTTACATAATGCACAGATAAGCTTGCACAAAATCAACAAGAGAACTGTTGTGTTCCATCATCCAGGCTCAGAAATACTGCTCTATGACTCTTCTTGCAGTGTGCTGTACATCTTATATGTCCATCCTTTCCAAACCTGTGTCTACTCATTCACTAATCATCTGTTGTTTTTCCAACCTTCTCCTCCACCTCTCCCTCCTtcgtgtgaaaatgtgtgtgttcgtgtgtgctCTTGACGGTTTTGCACAAGCTGGAACATGACACTAGGATGCACTTACTTTACTTGCTTTGCATTTGCACCAAGCAGATACAGAACAGGTTCTACCACTTAGGGTGCTTGCCAAAATGTttaatgagcgtgtgtgtgtgtgtttgtgtgttaaaagaCAAAGTTCAGGAACCAAGAATCTAACTGCCCAAATGTGCTTGAAGGCTCATACGGACAATTGCAAAATTAGGGATCCGGTTTATGGAATAATTACAAAACAAATGTTATCTTAATGGAAAAAAGAGATTCATACAAATGAATTCTGATGAAAATTCACATCAGTGAGGTCATTAAAGTCAACAAACTGCGTACAGGAGAGTTCGATCTGGCTAAGAAGTGATTCAATCAGGGTGTGTTAATGAATTTTGGTTGAATCACTGACATACCACACCTTGAGCCAGGATTACTGTGGCATTTAGGAAgggagcaaacacacacaaataacagcCTTTCTTTGGAGGGAGCTAGGGAAAAACAAGTATTATTTACCTAGTTTTTACTAGCTGCTTATCCAATCATAGGTTGAAATTAAGTGTACGTCTAGAACAAAATTTCAACAGAGATCCAAATGTCTCCAAACATTCTTCTCCGTGACACCAATTGTCATGACACGTTTTGAATATTGAACTCTTGTAGTTTAtaggtttttaaaaatgaaacttaAAGTAATCTATTGTCTTACTACTTAAAACAAAGATTATCTTCAAGTTGAGTTTAGTCCCATTTTTAAGGCAGCAGGTGAACTTTCGTTTCTAAGTTTAACCAATTTTTAAATGTCTTGCAGTGTAGGGgaaattaacacatttttagCAAAAAGTCTTTCAAATTTGTAATTCTTGTCATGTCCACACAGGACAGAAACAACACTTCCCAGAAACCATAGTGGTGGGAGGAGTGACTCCACATTACCCTTTCTTTCTGGTTCAGCATCATGAACACAAAAGACTGTTTCTGATTTAGCATATTTTGAGCCAGGTAGATAGGAGACAGTGAAAAGTAAACTGGAAAACACTTTGACCAGCGTGTTTGGTAATGGTTTAGATGTTTAACCATTGAGAGCTACTCCAGGTTCTTGTTAAAAAAGACCAGTGGGTGTGATTTGACCTAACGTAGTTTATAGTTTTTTCAGCCTTTGACAAAAGAAGAGCATGTTGGTATACcagaaaaagaaacagcacAAAGATCATTTAAAGGAATGTATTCGAAAGTGCAACCATAACAAAAGGTGTATTAACATGAGTCCATCATGAGTGTGAGaggcatctctgtgtgtgtttataaagaaaTGGCAATCAAGTATATGGCAAGAAAAGGTAATTGTTACAAAGTAATGCTttgtaaaatgcatttttttaaaaacatgtatgGAGACATTTAGGAcactctgtactgtactaactgtacttttaaaaataaaccttaCTCATTTGCTTTTCCATCAAATCTTGATTTCACAGAACCCCACATTAGGTCAAATTTCAGACATCtgccatcaaacaccatcaagAAAGCATTAAAGGttgtattcatttgttttcagctACAAAGTGTGATTATCTGAATTTTGCACTTTTTTGGGTTTCACCtgcttatatattttatttgcttcccagaacaataaaaaatataaaccgTGTCAGACAGTTGTAGTAACTTACCTGGACCAGGTGAAGTTGTGTGGTTTGGGGTTTCCTCCACCATCGCACTGTAGTTGAGCACCCTCAAGACCCACATACCAGTTCTCATCATAACCTGAGACTGTCGCATCCGGagggtctaacacacacacacacacacacacacacacacacacacacacacacacaatacagatacatgtataatatatgtatataaatgcttCAGTTGTTTTTTGATGAACATAAAATTAGCTGACACATTaaagttgttaataataattaataatattgatAGTAATAATATCAAAAATAATTACACTATATTAGTGTTATTAAAAACTAATGCAAAACACTCTATTCATGTGGTCACACCCAAACGGTGTTTAGTTCATTTCTTGTAAGATGTTAAGACAATGAATCAGACAGAAACTGGGTAGTCACAGTcctgagacagacacaaaacagatgCCAGGAGCCAGCCTCTACATGTTAAAACACAAGTTCAAACTAAATGGACCTAGTAAGTTGTGATTTGGATATTTAAGGGCAAAATAACCAATTAAGTGTAAGGATGGTAGAAATCTAATCTCtctaatttttaaatgaatctgGCATGCCGTCTTTGGGTAACAACTACAATGACAACCTCCACAAAACATGATGAGGTTAAACTCACAGTGCACCACAAGCTGATTATTGAGCCTCCGTGGACTTTCTAGAGATGGGTGCCAGATCAGACAGTCCAGCTTACGCCCGTTCATACTCCTCAGAGGGTGAAGGGAGTACTGGATGGAAGTGACGCCATTGTCCAGACTGCGGTTCTGGCTCTGGCCCGGTAGATCTGTATCCCATGAGAGACCCGGCTGAGGCTTTGCCATTGCACGGCATGTGGCAGCCAGACGAAACGACTGTCCCTCTACTAGAACAATAGGGTCCAATGTGGAGATGGGTTtagctgaggggaaaaaacacaaaacatttaaatttagtaCTAAAATAGAGTGTAttagtttatatacagtatctcacagaagtaagtacacccctcacattttgtaaatattttattacaccttttcatgtgacaacactgaagaaatgacactgtgctacaatgtaaagtagtgaatgtacagcttgtataacagtgtaaatttgctgtcttCTCAGAATAACTCAACACAAATTTACaatgttatacaagctgtaaaCTCACTAGTTTACATTGTAGAAAAgtttcatttcttcagtgttgtcagtaaaaggtataataaatatttacaaaatgtgaggggtgtacttacttctgtgagatactgtacaaACCTAGCTGCATGATACATACACTACAGAAAATGACACCTTAGCCATTTAGATATATACTCTAGACTCTAGACTCATATAGACTCTAGTCAAATTTATCTGCTATTTCTTATAATGAGATTACAATAAAAACGTCTTGACTTGACAATAAACCAGATGTAATATTATGCAACCTATTTCTATACACATGTTGCTATATTTAAGCTTTAATGTTCTTATACTACTGGCcctttaaagatttaaaataatcaaCCAACAGAACAAAATGTAAAGCATAAATGTAGTTGAACATAGAAATAGAATTAGTAATTTATGATTTGATATATTATAATTGTTTAATAAGATTCTCAATATTTGAACTCGCTACGATGTCAGATGAAGTTCTGCAGCGTATCAACAGAATGTGTCATTTAGGCCAAACTGTACCTTATCATTGTTTATGCTCTATTGACAAGGAAAAGGTCATCTTAAAAGTGTCcaaaaacaaccaaataaaaccattttttcCTCAATTAATATGCCCTTTATTCAAAGTCATTTTTAGGGAAAAACGCATATTTAAATGTTGATGATAAGGTGAAAATTTTGAATACTGAATTTTTCAAATTCAAGCTCTCAAAGACATTAAAACTCTCCCTAAATCTCACAGGTTCTTTTTAACCTTTATTGACTTGAGGGAGGACTAATGAGTTTTAATTTTCAGTTTTAGATGATACAAGTTACAATcacattatcatttttatgACATTATAATAGTCATGCATCAGTTCCCACACACTAGCCAGCTTTCCCTTATCACATTATTGCAACGCCTGCAGTTGGTTAGTGACTTACGGGAAAAAGAATATTCCATCCCTCCTACCCAGAGAGGCATTGCCAGGATTCAAACTCCATCTCCTGACAATACGGTGAAAGTACAAAAACATTTCCAGAGGACCAATGACCAGCCTCTACTGTGGCATTAAACAGTACTAAAAAATCGACTAATTTGATCCGGCAAGCTTTGCTCTAAGTCTGCTAGGCTAGTTTTTAGGCCAAAACAgttattatatttactttttgCTGTTAGTTAGTGTGTAACACCCagcaatgatttattttttgttcgaTAGAGCAAAGATAAACCACATATTTGGCCATATTTTGTCTGAAATATCAGTTAATCTACAGTATAGAACTGGGGTATAAGCACAATGTCACACTCACAGTCATGTGTCCAGCCTGGCTGTAATATCCTGCTATTCAGTACCACTCTACTGCACTCTTGCTTATGCGATATTGCTTAAGTATTAGTCCATGATAGAGTCTGATACTGCCTTGCCCTGAAGTTATGTACTGTCATGAAGATAATTCTGAAATATATGCAATTACTACGCCTTGACCGGCATGCACACTGTGAGTCACCAGACAAACTAATCTAAtacatttgtgtatgtttgaTTTTACCCAGTTTTGCATCATGAATGTAGGTAGCTAGCATTCATTGCATTTTAAACATAACCGATTAATATATAAGCAGACCAAAACATTAATTATTGTGCTCAACCAATTTAGTATGTACGTTAGCAATAGAGAAGAGAAGTAGCCTATCCTTGTCACACCTTTGGAGAATGAAAATCCTTCATCAGTTTCTGTCTCTGTACCTTAACAGTACGTTATGTAATGTTTCAGATTTTTCAGACTTTAATAATGCATGTATATAATAATCCATGTATATTTAGTAAAGGATTTATGGTGTCAACCCTGGGCATAaagtgggaatacaccctggatg includes these proteins:
- the nectin4a gene encoding nectin-4, with product MTMAVLSCLRILLIWNLLICVNGGEFVKPPSETVYTLAEEATHLPCKFEPSKGDVIIQVIWTHINSDGTEEQIITAHHQDGQLEFPSYFGRVRFENSDPMTDSALIILNTLLSDEGRYICTVATFPSGSVKTQVSLTVWTKPISTLDPIVLVEGQSFRLAATCRAMAKPQPGLSWDTDLPGQSQNRSLDNGVTSIQYSLHPLRSMNGRKLDCLIWHPSLESPRRLNNQLVVHYPPDATVSGYDENWYVGLEGAQLQCDGGGNPKPHNFTWSRKDGGLPDGVTSAKEILRFDRPLRFTDKGVYECVTTNTVGSGKVDIRIEVLAEAKNPTMFDSLLLIIIGGVAGFLVVILVIVVITVNRHHKKRNKQLVMELDEKKEEISTLSRQASIRRVASTSIENKYHMDESIPLRVEGIIRSSLSSLDRPRSRDSHSTVGLDSLGRPAICNSSRRGRERMMEKDEERVSSRPKMEPYARISDLDSPFHPPLPVSAFPMEQTAEIIRSRNGSAILPADGRPQSGGGSITSSRAGSRGHRSPLNSNYHIQTDDIDDLRPVDEGSELSRGQIEPDGMDNGDSETASSQISEAMSNHFEHTNGTLWPKSKPNNIVLAPDTTRLLHTNIIHQPSHLV